One Aspergillus oryzae RIB40 DNA, chromosome 2 genomic window carries:
- a CDS encoding WD40 repeat domain-containing protein (anaphase promoting complex, Cdc20, Cdh1, and Ama1 subunits) yields the protein MIGSKCHVLQKRDPFMESRPSRPELISDTSSDDDSNQSNDHAITPPPLIGPVTHYGVNLSPSSPFSGEYKDSRTIPLHVPVASKRRHTVCNSKNPRVEVDSVAKQPLSPARSRPKARRYTTTNTNGDFSKSPASPDRFIPVRQFMNPPSTLFHIGKSPQELSPEERFLRHRSQKEDPFMPTRPRRSASTPGIPSGRPLQLYYGPRFINLPAITGIDSSLNPEAGPRQVSNGAVWHVGGASTAVGRRSRTTSSRSGGPLTSGTAAPMYNASFLPSVESAEKQSKYESRVALALDIDPARTLLNSHHCWPLLESTPAPFSPLYERFSPLVWKDNAWKKAEKNRCKEDSARIVPTLPFRILDAPNLRDDFYCSTLAYSITSGILAVGLGHHVYLWSEAFGVQYPPFADQHPSNFVTSLSFSSESGEKDILAVGRHSGTLSLWSVFDSEIRFEVNHPYTITCVAFKHVNSRRMSERFKHVEVDTEDLAVGDDLGNVWYYSVEWPDDEIREDFDWQGSMTLIAKISAHTQQVCGISWSPDGAILATGGNDNACMLFELQDIIPPGELGIISKRPNTLRQSRLNSFVENTHQQLLHRHFIARNLPTSSRPGTAPLSTALLSRVGSLISDHDRTVIVPPNYQRHRLVHSAAVKAIAFAPWQPSLLATGGGSNDRAIHFYHTPSGACLATINVYAQVTGLIWSKTRREIVATFGFAQPEHPFRIAVFAWPSCEQIAAIPWGPNGSSWDRIENESNVDCGRALCAVSYPCRPPTYVLDKLDSPDGSSISSLVNQLRSNRKGGSVHYRRAVVRPRAKEGGLWCPRTVEEGCIIVASSDQSVKFHEVWSSGRKQKAAASGPYGGSEILEGIEGLEAPGKEVIR from the exons ATGATAGGCTCTAAATGCCATGTATTGCAGAAGCGGGACCCTTTCATGGAAAGTAGACCGTCAAGGCCTGAGCTCATCTCGGACACCTCTAGTGATGACGACtccaatcaatcaaatgaCCATGCTATTACTCCACCGCCCCTCATAGGGCCTGTCACTCATTATGGAGTTAATCTAAGCCCCAGCTCGCCTTTTTCGGGGGAATACAAAGATAGTCGCACAATTCCTCTTCATGTGCCTGTGGCAAGCAAAAGGCGTCATACTGTCTGCAACTCAAAGAACCCACGTGTGGAGGTAGATAGTGTTGCCAAACAGCCATTATCGCCTGCCAGAAGTCGACCTAAGGCTAGGAGGTATACTACAACTAATACAAATGGCGATTTTTCGAAATCCCCAGCCTCACCGGACAGGTTCATACCCGTTAGGCAATTTATGAATCCACCATCAACCTTGTTTCATATTGGTAAGAGCCCTCAGGAGCTATCCCCTGAGGAGAGATTTCTGCGCCATCGTTCACAGAAAGAAGACCCGTTTATGCCCACGCGCCCAAGACGATCTGCAAGCACTCCTGGAATACCCTCAGGACGTCCACTACAACTGTACTATGGGCCCCGTTTTATCAATCTTCCGGCCATCACAGGGATTGATAGCTCATTAAATCCAGAAGCCGGGCCTAGACAAGTGAGTAACGGGGCTGTCTGGCATGTTGGTGGAGCATCTACTGCCGTAGGCAGACGATCTAGGACAACTTCTAGCCGTTCCGGGGGACCCTTGACAAGTGGAACAGCTGCTCCTATGTACAATGCTAGTTTCTTGCCATCTGTAGAATCGGCCGAGAAACAATCCAAATACGAGTCAAGGGTGGCTCTTGCATTGGATATTGACCCTGCAAGAACCCTTCTCAACAGTCATCACTGCTGGCCGCTACTTGAGTCCACTCCAGctccattctctcccctctACGAGCGATTCTCGCCGTTAGTCTGGAAAGACAATGCATGgaagaaggcagagaagaacAGGTGTAA GGAAGATAGCGCAAGAATTGTACCAACGCTACCATTCCGTATACTAGACGCACCTAACCTCCGCGATGACTTTTATTGCTCAACACTAGCATATTCAATCACTTCTGGGATTCTTGCCGTCGGTCTTGGCCACCATGTTTACCTTTGGTCTGAAGCTTTTGGCGTACAGTACCCACCTTTCGCTGACCAACATCCCTCGAACTTTGTAACctctctgtctttctcctcggagagtggagagaaagacattCTGGCTGTTGGCAGGCATTCCGGCACACTCAGCCTTTGGAGTGTTTTTGATTCGGAGATACGTTTTGAAGTTAACCATCCTTATACAATCACTTGTGTTGCATTCAAGCATGTGAATTCGCGCAGAATGTCAGAGAGATTCAAACATGTCGAGGTAGACACAGAAGATCTTGCTGTCGGCGATGATCTGGGTAATGTCTGGTACTACTCAGTTGAGTGGCCTGACGATGAGATCCGGGAAGATTTTGACTGGCAAGGCTCCATGACCCTTATTGCTAAGATATCGGCCCATACACAGCAGGTTTGTGGCATATCCTGGTCTCCAGACGGAGCGATTCTTGCTACTGGTGGCAATGATAATGCGTGTATGCTATTCGAGCTGCAAGATATTATTCCCCCAGGAGAATTAGGCATAATCTCGAAGCGCCCGAATACGCTACGCCAGAGTCGTCTCAATTCATTCGTGGAGAACACACATCAACAGCTCTTACATAGACACTTCATCGCTCGCAATTTACCAACATCTTCCCGTCCTGGTACCGCGCCTTTGTCGACAGCTCTTCTCAGCCGTGTGGGATCACTCATCTCAGATCACGACCGAACGGTCATAGTGCCGCCAAACTATCAGAGGCATCGGCTTGTCCATTCTGCGGCGGTTAAAGCAATAGCATTCGCTCCCTGGCAGCCATCGCTCTTAGCCACAGGTGGGGGCTCTAATGACCGCGCCATTCACTTCTACCACACGCCGTCCGGCGCATGTCTGGCTACTATCAACGTTTACGCTCAGGTGACTGGTCTTATTTGGAGCAAGACAAGGAGAGAGATTGTCGCCACCTTTGGCTTCGCACAACCAGAGCATCCGTTCCGAATTGCTGTCTTTGCCTGGCCAAGCTGTGAGCAGATCGCTGCAATCCCATGGGGCCCAAACGGTAGTAGCTGGGATCGTATAGAGAATGAGTCAAATGTTGACTGCGGCCGAGCCCTCTGTGCAGTTAGCTACCCCTGCAGGCCACCCACTTATGTGCTTGATAAATTAGACAGCCCTGATGGCTCTTCTATATCTAGTTTGGTAAATCAACTCAGGTCAAACAGGAAGGGAGGAAGTGTACATTACCGGCGGGCAGTTGTGCGGCCTAGGGCCAAAGAAGGAGGGCTCTGGTGTCCACGCACGGTCGAAGAAGGATGTATCATTGTGGCCTCTAGTGACCAAAGTGTCAAGTTTCATGAGGTGTGGAGCagtggaagaaaacaaaaggctgcagcttctgggCCATACGGTGGTAGTGAGATCCTCGAGGGCATCGAAGGTTTGGAAGCCCCAGGGAAGGAAGTCATTCGTTGA
- a CDS encoding Utp12 domain-containing protein (predicted protein), with translation MGSTHREKHKSKSDSVLSSVTTNGARKTGESQVDESKVVVQQGDLADDDVEMQDSKQDVVSDSDEYSDDDDQDRKQSGEVKETEKQKGTDSDVEMDNVGDSDPEDEEDETGEPSFGELMRANAAEIDVEAELEDDVRIGSLVPGKPNKAVQQIPSGVSLSTVLTQSLKTNDNDMLESCFHTGELSIIRTTIQRLESSLAATLLQKLAERLAARPGRYGHLLVWIQWTCVAHGGALAGQPDLLKRMATLYKVMDQRSSSLSSLLLLKGKLDMLDAQLGLRQSIRSGAEGMESEDEDNVIYVEGEEELEEEDSDAETAKHMATPRTKLIRDQTFDEDESMLNGVQSGIDESEDEEEGSEEDDDENEDVFDVEAEESAGSSDAEESLEEDEDDEDDDAESAGSVADFIADTEDESEDEALSAPQPPPKKTKLGSGGKGKNKARK, from the exons ATGGGATCTACGCACCGGGAAAAGCACAAA AGCAAGTCCGACTCGGTACTCTCATCGGTTACCACGAACGGCGCAAGGAAGACAGGTGAAAGCCAGGTCGATGAATCCAAGGTAGTGGTACAGCAAGGAGATctcgcagatgatgatgttgagatgcAAGACTCCAAGCAAGACGTTGTCTCGGATAGCGATGAATACTCggacgatgatgaccaaGATCGCAAGCAGTCGGGTGAAGTGAAGGAAACTGAAAAACAGAAGGGTACCGACAGCGATGTGGAGATGGATAACGTGGGAGACTCCGAtcctgaagatgaggaggacgagaCGGGCGAACCCTCCTTTGGCGAGCTCATGCGGGCAAATGCAGCTGAGATTGATGTTGAGGCTGAACTAGAGGACGATGTCCGCATCGGGTCTCTTGTTCCTGGGAAACCCAACAAAGCAGTCCAACAAATTCCATCTGGTGTCTCGCTCTCCACCGTCCTTACGCAGTCCCTCAAGACTAACGATAACGACATGCTTGAATCTTGTTTCCATACCGGTGAGCTCTCGATCATCCGGACGACCATTCAACGCTTGGAGTCGTCCCTGGCTGCTACACTTCTCCAAAAGCTGGCTGAGCGCCTTGCTGCCCGGCCTGGTCGGTACGGACACCTCCTCGTGTGGATTCAATGGACATGTGTCGCACATGGCGGGGCGCTCGCTGGTCAGCCAGATCTCTTGAAGCGTATGGCTACGCTCTACAAGGTTATGGATCAGCGCTCATCAAGTCTGTCGTCTTTGCTGCTGCTTAAGGGTAAGCTTGATATGCTGGACGCGCAACTCGGCTTGAGGCAATCCATCCGCAGTGGGGCGGAGGGGATGgagagcgaggatgaagacaacgTCATCTACGtcgagggagaggaggagcttgaggaggaggatagCGATGCTGAGACTGCAAAGCATATGGCCACTCCACGGACCAAGTTGATTCGTGATCAGACCTTTGACGAAGACGAGTCCATGCTGAACGGCGTCCAGTCTGGCATTGATGAGtcagaggacgaggaagagggaagtgaggaggatgacgatgagaacGAAGATGTGTTTGATGTTGAGGCAGAGGAGTCTGCTGGCTCTTCCGACGCTGAGGAGTCCctggaggaggacgaagacgacgaggatgatgatgccGAGAGCGCCGGCTCGGTAGCCGATTTCATTGCCGACACAGAAGATGAATCCGAGGATGAAGCTCTTTCCGCTCCCCAGCcgccaccaaagaagacCAAGCTGGGTAgtggagggaaggggaagaacaAGGCGAGAAAATAG
- a CDS encoding putative GTPase activating protein (Gyp5) (Rab6 GTPase activator GAPCenA and related TBC domain proteins), with amino-acid sequence MSRRNSRDYEGDTFDDALEAPTSQNNLTVSIPQSSSTRSLTDSPPSASATTPQLSDAPSLPTAPQDEVKTNGETSDAHSDTRSEAEETPRKQKLQKSPLLTAHRLSTTSLDEVNLASNNKDDEPFENHDISPGHNPGSPPLSSRDSMSAQNPRLSDPAPPVIKNTAPAAPPPPPARKLTGPFAWLTRSSTGSKETKSPPQNSRRSTAASISTISSNPELAGRTQDGEDQDGASTGSRKPARNSLKDQFKMLRMRDEGLVSENDEASVASGRASISQSAGSPPPSIPEERENDSAAITATSPPNVPPTVNPNLAPGTVSGFSASATDAAAPVDWELWQQLVNRGPQALKGTNSEELNAAIKRGIPQTIRGVIWQVLADSRNPELEEVYRELVARGTEKEKSRTSNGTTNGEKESASSSRSSIRSEHSGSAAHSVNGSPSPSHEVDPEKLAKEQSASEAARKKKEKEDGVALQKLEKTIRRDLGARTSYSRYFVSQGNQEGLFGLCKAYALYDEAVGYAQGMNFIVMPLLFNMDEAEAFTLLVKLMNHYGLREMFIHDMPGLHRSLFLFERLLEDMEPALYCHLRRRGVHPQLYATQWFLTLFAYRFPLQLVLRIYDLILDEGLENTILKFAIAIMRRNSEALLGMKDMTPLTTFLKERLFDVYIDKQPSASSILESGFFGSSGAADKEVYRADLLVQDACAVPLDGETIRAYTAEWEEKVRTEKEREQELENLKHTVATQSARIRLLEEQAEASDKEHVQLASELVHLKVENEELTDLNDALNMQVKNLKIVVDKQPAEVEEKLQTEMDRIMKRNMEVQNENRSMVEQMAEMEKELVEAKMKWAEIHENHENLKQKWSDLRKALD; translated from the exons ATGTCTAGACGGAATAGCAGAGACTATGAAGGA GACACCTTCGACGATGCCCTGGAAGCTCCAACATCTCAAAACAATTTGACCGTGTCGATTCCCCAGAGTTCCTCCACCCGCTCCCTAACAGACAGTCCTCCGAGCGCTTCGGCTACCACGCCTCAGCTAAGCGACGCGCCCTCCCTGCCAACCGCTCCACAGGACGAAGTGAAGACAAACGGAGAGACAAGTGATGCTCATTCGGACACACGGTCGGAAGCGGAGGAAACGCCTCGCAAACAAAAATTACAGAAATCCCCACTGTTGACGGCTCACCGATTGTCTACCACTTCCCTCGACGAGGTGAATCTtgccagcaacaacaaagatGATGAGCCCTTCGAGAATCACGATATAAGTCCGGGCCACAACCCTGGTTCTCCTCCACTATCCTCTAGGGATTCGATGTCGGCTCAGAATCCTCGCCTGTCAGACCCTGCTCCTCCAGTGATCAAGAACACAGCCCCTGCTgcaccgccaccaccacctgctCGAAAACTCACAGGCCCATTTGCCTGGCTTACTCGGAGTTCGACGGGAAGCAAAGAGACGAAATCACCCCCTCAGAACAGTCGCCGGAGCACGGCTGCTTCTATATCCACGATCTCCAGTAATCCTGAATTGGCCGGCCGAACACAGGATGGTGAGGATCAGGATGGTGCGAGCACGGGATCCCGAAAGCCAGCTCGCAACAGCTTGAAGGATCAGTTTAAAATGCTTAGGATGCGGGATGAGGGGCTAGTTTCGGAAAATGATGAAGCAAGTGTCGCGTCGGGACGTGCAAGCATCAGTCAATCCGCTGGAAGCCCACCCCCAAGCATCCCAGAAGAACGGGAGAACGATTCTGCAGCTATAACAGCAACATCGCCGCCCAATGTGCCGCCAACGGTGAACCCAAATCTCGCTCCGGGAACAGTCTCTGGTTTCTCGGCCTCAGCAACTGACGCAGCGGCGCCTGTCGATTGGGAACTATGGCAGCAGTTAGTCAACCGTGGTCCCCAGGCGCTGAAGGGCACGAATTCCGAAGAGTTGAACGCTGCTATCAAGCGGGGAATCCCGCAGACCATTCGAGGGGTCATCTGGCAAGTCCTGGCTGACAGCAGAAACCCCGAACTTGAAGAAGTTTACCGGGAACTGGTTGCGCGTGGcacagaaaaggaaaaatccCGAACTTCCAATGGTACGACAaacggagagaaagagtCCGCATCCTCATCTCGATCGTCCATCCGTTCCGAACATTCTGGGTCGGCAGCGCATTCGGTCAACGGGTCCCCTAGCCCTTCACACGAAGTGGACCCGGAAAAACTGGCAAAAGAACAGTCTGCGAGCGAGGCAGCTcggaaaaagaaggagaaggaagacggCGTGGCCCTACAGAAGCTGGAAAAGACTATTCGGCGGGATTTGGGTGCTCGCACGAGTTATTCCCGCTACTTTGTGTCGCAAGGGAACCAGGAAGGTCTGTTTGGCCTGTGTAAAGCGTACGCTCTGTACGACGAGGCCGTGGGGTATGCACAGGGCATGAATTTTATTGTTATGCCGCTGCTATTTAAT ATGGATGAGGCTGAAGCATTTACGCTGCTGGTCAAGTTGATGAATCACTATGGCCTACGAGAGATGTTCATCCACGATATGCCTGGTCTGCACCGCagccttttccttttcgaacGTTTGCTCGAGGATATGGAACCTGCCTTATACTGCCACCTTCGCCGGCGAGGGGTACATCCGCAGTTGTATGCCACGCAATGGTTCCTGACCCTCTTCGCATATCGCTTCCCCCTACAATTAGTTCTCCGCATCTACGATCTAATTCTTGATGAGGGACTCGAAAATACAATCCTTAAATTTGCGATCGCCATTATGCGTCGAAACTCCGAGGCGCTTCTGGGTATGAAGGACATGACTCCACTGACCACCTTCCTTAAGGAGCGCTTGTTCGATGTCTACATTGACAAACAGCCCTCGGCGTCGTCCATCCTCGAGTCTGGGTTCTTCGGCAGCTCGGGGGCTGCCGACAAGGAAGTGTATCGCGCGGATCTTTTGGTACAGGATGCTTGTGCTGTTCCTCTTGATGGCGAGACGATTCGCGCCTATACGGCGGAATGGGAGGAAAAAGTACGGACTGAAAAAGAACGCGAACAAGAGCTAGAGAACCTCAAACATACGGTAGCCACACAGAGTGCCCGGATCCGATTACTGGAAGAACAAGCTGAGGCGTCGGACAAGGAGCATGTTCAGCTTGCTTCTGAACTTGTCCATCTCAAAGTAGAAAATGAGGAGCTAACTGACCTGAACGACGCCTTGAATATGCAGGTCAAGAACCTAAAGATTGTAGTGGACAAACAGCCGGCAGAGgtcgaagagaagctccAAACTGAGATGGATCGCATCATGAAGCGCAACATGGAGGTACAGAATGAAAACCGGTCAATGGTGGAACAGATGGCggaaatggagaaagaaCTCGTGGAGGCGAAAATGAAATGGGCAGAG ATCCATGAAAACCACGAGAATCTGAAACAGAAATGGAGCGATCTCCGCAAGGCCCTTGATTAA
- a CDS encoding Ctf8 family protein (predicted protein): MPTIPLHPRVSSPTSLPNPLPQVLQTPTGLAILELQGTINLPSQEAEDESTTSTNDTHDPSIPTFETPVGKLMFPDYSPHRTAPDDTKWMKRVYLYVGRYQRMTGEVKKLAQPLALVQRRQKEMTSDSDGEELEIVEIIKYKLFFKNRPEPVNDI; encoded by the coding sequence ATGCCAACAATCCCGCTCCACCCACGCGTCTCTTCTCCCACCTCCCTCCCCAATCCCCTCCCCCAAGTCCTTCAGACGCCAACAGGACTTGCAATCCTCGAACTCCAAGGCACGATTAACCTCCCAtcgcaagaagctgaagacGAATCTACGACCTCCACCAACGACACCCATGATCCCTCAATCCCCACTTTCGAGACCCCAGTTGGCAAGCTCATGTTCCCCGATTATTCGCCACACAGGACTGCGCCTGATGACACCaaatggatgaagagggtTTATCTATATGTTGGTCGATACCAGCGCATGACGGGTGAGGTGAAGAAACTGGCGCAGCCGCTCGCTTTGGTGCAGCGGCGGCAAAAAGAGATGACCTCTGACTCCGATGGCGAGGAACTGGAGATCGTCGAGATCATCAAGTATAAACTGTTCTTTAAGAATCGGCCTGAGCCTGTCAATGATATTTGA
- a CDS encoding Rab geranylgeranyltransferase BET4 (protein geranylgeranyltransferase type II, alpha subunit), protein MASQYTPETLQKISELLTKNPEYYTVWNYRRQVLRHEFTQAASSDSAEAAADRITTLIKNDLLFLMPLLRSFPKCYWIWNYRLWLLDEAKRLLPLSISRRIWEEELALVGKMLRLDSRNFHGWGYRRVVVDTLETLTSEEQGESMAQAEFEYAKKMIGTNLSNFSAWHYRTKLIQRLLNEKSATDAERRKMLNDGQTMAPNLSQSERLDYVRQEIEEIQDMLDGAEDCKYIYQALIDCTLLASKIQGTMSSDDQQKVLSWISELKKMDPLRRGRWLDFERSLCA, encoded by the exons ATGGCCAGC CAGTATACGCCTGAAACCCTTCAGAAAATCTCCGAATTGTTGACCAAGAATCCGGAGTACTACACGGTGTGGAATTATCGACGCCAGGTTCTGCGACACGAATTCACACAAGCTGCATCAAGTGACTCGGCTGAAGCTGCAGCGGATAGGATAACTACTTTAATCAAGAATGACCTGCTGTTCCTGATGCCGCTACTGCGCAGCTTTCCCAAGTGCTACTGGATATGGAACTATCGTTTATGGCTTCTAGATGAAGCTAAACGTCTGCTGCCGCTCTCCATCTCCCGGAGAATCTGGGAAGAAGAGCTAGCGCTTGTGGGCAAAATGCTTCGCCTAGACAGCAGAAACTTCCATGGCTGGGGCTACCGACGAGTTGTTGTGGACACGTTAGAGACACTAACGTCCGAAGAACAGGGGGAAAGTATGGCGCAAGCAGAGTTCGAGTATGCGAAAAAGATGATCGGGACCAATCTCTCTAACTTTTCCGCGTGGCATTATCGGACGAAGCTTATCCAGCGATTGCTAAATGAGAAATCAGCCACTGATGCGGAACGAAGAAAGATGCTCAATGACG GGCAGACGATGGCACCAAACCTCAGTCAGTCGGAGCGGCTGGACTATGTCCGCCAAGAGATCGAGGAGATTCAGGATATGCTGGATGGGGCAGAGGATTGTAAGTATATCTACCAGGCATTAATCGACTGTACCTTGTTGGCATCGAAGATACAAGGGACCATGTCTAGTGACGACCAACAAAAGGTTTTGAGCTGGATCTCGGAACTGAAGAAAATGGACCCGCTTAGACGTGGACGGTGGTTGGATTTTGAGCGATCACTCTGTGCTTAA